One Lacticaseibacillus rhamnosus genomic window carries:
- a CDS encoding TetR/AcrR family transcriptional regulator, translating to MTGISNNRRVQYTVSQFKAALLQILATKSLDEVTVTEICRQADLNRGTFYLHFASPLALFEQIETDLLNEIQPYLSVKIDDMTKMLVPILKVITQHPQAATIILTNPDSTVLEKIVRPIQTQTQARYQAWYREADPKQLAYYYAFFVQGAEGMLTMWLKQGMKESPEQIAKVIENVVTKGAPH from the coding sequence ATGACAGGCATAAGCAATAATCGGCGGGTACAATATACCGTGAGCCAGTTTAAAGCGGCGTTGTTGCAAATTCTGGCAACGAAATCACTGGATGAGGTGACGGTCACTGAGATTTGTCGGCAAGCGGATCTGAATCGAGGTACCTTTTATTTGCACTTTGCATCACCGCTGGCATTATTTGAACAAATTGAAACCGATTTATTAAATGAAATTCAACCGTATCTCAGTGTTAAAATAGATGACATGACCAAGATGCTAGTTCCGATTCTCAAGGTCATCACACAGCATCCGCAAGCAGCCACGATTATTCTGACCAATCCGGATAGTACGGTGTTGGAGAAAATTGTCCGTCCGATTCAGACGCAGACGCAAGCACGCTACCAGGCATGGTACCGTGAAGCCGATCCAAAACAGCTCGCTTATTACTACGCATTTTTCGTGCAAGGGGCGGAGGGCATGTTAACGATGTGGTTGAAACAAGGGATGAAAGAATCACCGGAACAAATTGCGAAGGTGATCGAAAATGTGGTGACAAAAGGGGCGCCGCATTGA
- a CDS encoding C69 family dipeptidase — protein sequence MNQFVNHLSCTALLVGKKASVDGSTMIARNEDAAGGINPKRFIVVKPDEQPQRYVSTFNGFQLDLPQNPLQYTCTPVADTSDGTWGEAGINSENVAMSATETEFTNTTMLGLDPLEPDGIGEEAMLTVVLPYIHNAREGVQRLGELLTKYGTCESNGIAFSDADEVWYFETVGGHHWAAERIPDDRYVLAPNQTGIQEIDFDAPDDFQYSADLKAFAEKYHLNKAKKGFNFRDIFGEDTQADHFYNTPRVWYAQKMLNPEVDQDPESRTMPFSRVPSHLLSVEDVAMVLSSHYQATEFDPYGQTGTAETRHRYRPIGMNRNQEMHILQIRPNMPKAHAAIHWLAEGVNIFNSPVPFFANCTTTPENFQYTPTDKSSTDSFYWLNKLIAMVADPLFAEHNWDAEVAVSESRKFGFAAGRAAVAKGDAEFADVKPEDLPAWHDELNAETAATITNDLQYLLHQLVCIRAEKMTPTFEKGGEL from the coding sequence ATGAATCAGTTTGTGAACCATTTGAGTTGTACAGCATTGCTTGTTGGTAAGAAGGCGTCGGTTGATGGCTCAACGATGATTGCCCGCAATGAGGATGCGGCAGGCGGGATTAATCCGAAGCGGTTTATCGTTGTGAAGCCGGATGAACAGCCGCAGCGGTATGTGTCAACGTTTAACGGCTTTCAATTGGACTTGCCGCAGAACCCGCTGCAGTATACCTGTACCCCAGTTGCCGACACGAGCGATGGTACTTGGGGTGAGGCCGGGATTAACAGCGAAAATGTTGCCATGAGCGCTACGGAAACCGAGTTCACAAACACCACGATGCTGGGATTGGATCCACTTGAGCCAGATGGTATCGGTGAAGAGGCTATGCTGACGGTGGTATTACCGTATATTCATAATGCCCGAGAAGGGGTGCAGCGGCTTGGCGAATTACTGACGAAGTATGGCACCTGTGAAAGTAACGGCATTGCCTTTTCCGATGCTGATGAAGTCTGGTATTTTGAAACGGTTGGCGGTCATCACTGGGCGGCTGAGCGGATTCCTGATGATCGTTATGTATTGGCGCCGAATCAAACGGGGATTCAGGAGATTGATTTTGATGCGCCGGATGATTTCCAGTACAGTGCCGACTTGAAGGCTTTTGCTGAAAAGTATCATCTGAATAAAGCGAAGAAAGGCTTTAATTTCCGCGATATTTTCGGTGAAGATACGCAGGCAGATCATTTTTATAATACCCCGCGTGTCTGGTATGCCCAGAAGATGCTGAATCCTGAAGTTGACCAGGATCCGGAAAGTCGGACCATGCCATTTAGTCGGGTTCCGAGTCATTTGCTATCGGTTGAAGATGTGGCGATGGTTTTAAGCAGCCATTATCAAGCAACCGAGTTTGATCCGTATGGGCAGACAGGGACGGCCGAAACGCGGCATCGTTATCGGCCAATCGGGATGAATCGTAATCAGGAAATGCATATTTTGCAGATTCGACCGAACATGCCTAAAGCCCATGCGGCGATTCACTGGCTGGCAGAAGGCGTCAATATCTTCAATAGTCCGGTGCCATTTTTTGCCAACTGCACCACGACGCCCGAGAATTTCCAGTACACCCCGACTGATAAAAGTTCGACTGACAGCTTCTATTGGCTGAATAAGTTGATTGCTATGGTGGCGGATCCGCTGTTTGCCGAACATAACTGGGATGCCGAAGTGGCGGTTTCAGAAAGTCGCAAGTTCGGATTTGCGGCCGGACGCGCGGCGGTGGCTAAGGGAGACGCAGAGTTTGCAGACGTCAAGCCTGAAGATCTGCCAGCGTGGCATGACGAATTGAATGCCGAAACCGCAGCCACGATCACCAACGACCTCCAATACTTGCTGCATCAACTGGTTTGCATCCGCGCAGAAAAGATGACGCCGACTTTTGAAAAAGGCGGCGAACTATAG
- a CDS encoding sulfite exporter TauE/SafE family protein has product MTFSIFAFLLVAGIGAGLTATLAGLASLVSYPALLAIGVPPVIANVTNTAALVFTGVGSAVSSLPELRGRGKFLWRLILIVSLGSIFGSALLLIAPASTFEKIVPFFIIAAGLLLLFSGKLPTQEHRPGEPVKTLTFRQEAAQTIVIFVTGAYAGYFGAAAGVVMLATLTLTVDQPFIVSNSMKNLTGFAANAIATVIYAFTTKIEWLMVIPLGIGLFIDGYIGPIIARRLPVQLLRVIIAALAFLLAAKLFAQAYL; this is encoded by the coding sequence ATGACTTTTTCGATCTTTGCCTTTTTACTGGTTGCCGGGATCGGTGCCGGACTCACTGCTACGTTAGCAGGGTTAGCTTCACTGGTCTCGTATCCAGCCCTGCTCGCAATCGGCGTGCCACCAGTCATTGCTAACGTCACCAATACAGCGGCACTCGTCTTCACTGGGGTTGGTTCAGCCGTCTCCTCACTGCCGGAACTGCGCGGCCGGGGTAAATTTCTTTGGCGTCTGATTCTGATTGTGTCACTCGGTAGTATTTTCGGTAGTGCTCTTCTATTGATTGCACCGGCTTCGACATTTGAAAAGATTGTGCCATTTTTCATCATCGCGGCGGGACTTTTACTCTTATTCAGCGGTAAACTACCGACTCAGGAGCATCGTCCAGGCGAGCCGGTGAAGACCTTAACCTTTCGCCAAGAAGCTGCACAGACCATTGTTATTTTCGTAACGGGTGCTTACGCGGGGTATTTCGGCGCTGCTGCCGGCGTGGTCATGCTGGCAACTTTGACCCTGACAGTTGACCAACCGTTTATTGTCTCCAACTCGATGAAGAATCTGACCGGCTTTGCAGCTAACGCCATTGCCACCGTCATTTATGCTTTCACCACTAAAATCGAGTGGTTAATGGTTATTCCGCTTGGCATTGGACTCTTCATCGACGGCTACATCGGCCCGATCATCGCCCGCCGCTTACCGGTTCAATTATTACGCGTCATTATTGCAGCACTGGCCTTCCTGCTGGCGGCAAAGTTATTTGCGCAGGCTTATCTTTGA
- a CDS encoding TMEM175 family protein, with protein sequence MHMFENSKSRLDAISDGVFAVVLTLMVLDIKVPKTLTKVDLYATGFSVVIYFISFAVVGQYWIFHQELLHTVQQPSTNFLVLNFFYLVFICLVPFATSFISDHPGSRISATLFAVIIFMVDLFQFILFRLVIGERPKKENLNAHDWEEYRAASLMVLVAVIYILVGLLLPKWILVVIALGLGARTLNNTIGHRLQHQGKTQ encoded by the coding sequence ATGCACATGTTTGAAAATAGCAAAAGCCGGCTTGATGCCATTTCGGATGGCGTATTCGCGGTTGTGCTGACATTGATGGTATTAGATATTAAAGTGCCCAAAACGCTGACTAAAGTGGACCTTTACGCAACCGGGTTTTCTGTCGTCATTTACTTTATCAGTTTTGCGGTGGTCGGCCAGTACTGGATCTTTCACCAAGAACTTTTGCACACTGTTCAGCAGCCAAGCACCAATTTTTTGGTATTGAATTTTTTCTATCTTGTGTTCATCTGTTTAGTGCCGTTTGCAACCAGTTTTATCAGTGACCATCCAGGTAGCCGTATTAGTGCGACATTATTTGCAGTTATTATCTTTATGGTTGATCTGTTTCAATTTATTTTGTTCCGATTAGTCATTGGCGAGCGACCGAAAAAAGAAAATTTAAATGCTCATGATTGGGAGGAATATCGCGCTGCGTCACTAATGGTACTTGTTGCCGTTATTTATATTCTTGTAGGTTTACTGTTGCCTAAGTGGATTCTTGTTGTGATTGCGCTCGGTTTAGGCGCCCGAACGTTGAATAATACCATTGGACATCGACTTCAACATCAAGGCAAGACTCAATAA
- a CDS encoding sugar O-acetyltransferase: MTIQDKMHQGALYQPMNADLQKEQLAAIDQLAIYNQIPASHQAERFAQLKKMFAEIGAKSYIEAPFHSNFGGAHVHFGSGIYANFNLTLVDDTHIYVGDRTMFGPNVTLVTATHPIDPTLREQGYQYNKPIHVGRNCWFGANVTVMPGVTIGDNTVIGAGSLVTKDIPANVVAFGSPCHVVRNITEEDRKTYDHGKPIDL, from the coding sequence ATGACGATTCAAGATAAAATGCATCAAGGGGCGTTGTATCAACCGATGAATGCAGATCTGCAAAAAGAACAGCTGGCGGCAATTGATCAGCTGGCGATTTACAACCAGATTCCGGCGAGCCATCAAGCAGAACGATTTGCCCAACTCAAAAAAATGTTCGCTGAAATTGGCGCTAAAAGTTATATTGAGGCGCCGTTTCATTCAAACTTTGGTGGGGCGCATGTTCATTTTGGCAGTGGTATCTATGCTAATTTTAATCTGACGTTGGTGGATGATACCCATATTTACGTGGGCGATCGCACCATGTTCGGGCCAAACGTGACGTTGGTAACTGCGACTCATCCGATTGATCCAACTCTGCGCGAACAAGGCTATCAATATAATAAGCCGATTCATGTGGGTCGCAATTGTTGGTTTGGTGCCAATGTCACGGTGATGCCCGGGGTTACCATTGGTGATAATACTGTCATCGGCGCTGGCAGTTTGGTCACCAAGGATATTCCAGCCAATGTTGTTGCATTCGGTTCCCCTTGTCACGTGGTTCGAAACATTACGGAAGAAGACCGGAAAACTTACGATCACGGTAAGCCAATTGACCTGTAG
- a CDS encoding HAD family hydrolase: MQNVKLIASDMDQTLLTSEGTLPPHFDRYLQRLNQAGIEFVAASGRPLYTLQETFPHFTKQISLVCDNGGLVASHGQIIGKSLIPAAAYREIVAFICDKTDGVPVLCALDAAYINAADGQYAPALLPFYHQLKKVPDLMAASLEVDKVTIYFPNADSRVNAERYFRPAFGQNYTVQVSGETWLDIQNLGVNKGRGMRILSRHFDIPTAQMMAFGDYDNDIPMLETVGYSYIMANATQGMAQHAKYRTRSNDEFGVLHVMDQVLQAQEG; the protein is encoded by the coding sequence ATGCAAAATGTAAAATTAATCGCCAGTGACATGGATCAGACATTGTTGACCAGTGAAGGGACGCTGCCGCCGCACTTTGATCGTTATCTTCAGCGGCTCAATCAAGCCGGGATCGAATTCGTGGCTGCCAGTGGTCGGCCGCTGTATACCTTGCAGGAAACCTTTCCGCATTTTACTAAGCAAATTTCATTGGTTTGCGATAATGGCGGGTTGGTCGCCTCACATGGTCAGATCATCGGCAAGAGTTTAATTCCAGCCGCAGCGTATCGCGAGATTGTGGCGTTTATCTGTGACAAGACCGATGGCGTTCCCGTCTTATGTGCCTTGGACGCTGCCTATATTAATGCGGCAGATGGCCAGTATGCCCCGGCACTATTGCCGTTTTATCATCAACTAAAAAAAGTGCCTGATCTGATGGCGGCTTCCTTGGAAGTGGACAAAGTGACGATTTACTTCCCTAATGCCGATAGTCGTGTCAATGCGGAACGGTATTTCCGGCCGGCTTTTGGCCAAAATTACACGGTTCAAGTGAGCGGCGAAACATGGTTGGACATTCAGAATCTGGGGGTGAATAAAGGTCGCGGGATGCGCATTTTAAGCCGCCATTTTGATATTCCAACCGCACAAATGATGGCGTTTGGCGATTATGATAATGACATTCCGATGTTAGAGACGGTCGGATACAGTTACATCATGGCGAATGCGACTCAAGGGATGGCGCAGCACGCGAAGTATCGGACGCGCAGTAACGATGAGTTCGGGGTCTTGCATGTGATGGATCAAGTGTTGCAGGCGCAGGAAGGCTAG
- a CDS encoding ABC transporter ATP-binding protein, whose amino-acid sequence MAYIEVKHESKRYQMGETVITANHDINFSADQGKLTVILGPSGAGKSTLLNILGGMDSPTEGEVWIDGTDIATFSDRQLTAFRRHNVGFVFQFYNLIPNLTTKENVELAGSIVADALDPTTVLKQVGLGARLDNFPSQLSGGEQQRVAIARALAKNPKLLLCDEPTGALDYKTGKQVLQLLQDASRKDHKTVLIITHNAAIAKMADRVVEINDARVRSIHDEPAPTPVADIEW is encoded by the coding sequence ATGGCATATATCGAAGTAAAACATGAATCAAAACGTTACCAAATGGGCGAAACCGTCATCACCGCCAATCACGATATTAATTTTTCGGCTGATCAAGGTAAGCTCACGGTCATTCTTGGTCCCAGCGGTGCCGGTAAATCGACATTGCTGAATATTCTAGGCGGGATGGATTCGCCAACAGAAGGTGAGGTCTGGATTGACGGCACGGATATCGCAACTTTTTCGGATCGCCAATTGACAGCTTTTCGACGGCACAATGTCGGTTTTGTTTTCCAGTTTTATAATCTGATTCCTAACCTGACGACTAAGGAAAATGTTGAACTGGCTGGCTCAATTGTCGCTGATGCATTGGATCCCACCACGGTTCTTAAACAAGTCGGCTTAGGTGCCCGGCTGGATAATTTTCCTTCGCAGCTTTCCGGTGGCGAGCAGCAACGGGTGGCCATTGCCCGAGCCTTGGCGAAGAATCCGAAACTGCTTTTATGTGATGAACCGACTGGCGCATTGGATTACAAAACCGGTAAACAGGTCTTGCAGCTGTTGCAAGATGCCAGCCGCAAAGACCATAAAACCGTCTTGATCATCACCCATAATGCCGCGATTGCCAAAATGGCGGATCGGGTTGTTGAAATCAATGATGCTCGAGTTCGCAGCATTCACGACGAGCCGGCACCGACACCGGTAGCGGACATCGAGTGGTAG